A segment of the Deltaproteobacteria bacterium genome:
GGGAAAACGCATCTTTGCCTCCTTTATCATCGACGTGGCAACTTCTTAAAATGTTCTACAATGGCCTTAACCAAGGCGGGGATGGTATATTCCGAGGGGATGATGGCGGGCTCCAGTCCATAGCTCCGGGCTGTTTCTTCGGTTACAGGTCCGATCACGGCTACCTTTACCCCGTTCATAGACCTCCTTTCGGACAACAGCTCCATGAAGTTTCGAGCAGTAGACGAACTGGTAAAGGTCACCACATCTATACCCTTCTGGAGAATTTCATCAAGGGAATCACTGTCCCCGGTAGGCCTAACCGCCCTATAGGCCTCCACCTCATCTACCACCCCACCTGCTTTCCTTAAGGCCTGGGGGAGGATTCTGCGAGCACCCTTTGCCCTGGGCAAGAGGATCTTTTCCCCTTTGATCCCCTTGGCCCTCAACCCATCGGCCACCCCCTCTGCCCGATACTCTGGGGGGAGAAAGGTGACATTTAGCCCCATCTCCTCCAACTCCCTTTGGGTTCGGGGGCCGATGGCGCAGATCTTCTTCACCGCAAGGGCCGCTATATCCACCCCCTTCTCCTTCAACCTTTGGGTAAAAGACCTCACCCCGTTCACACTGGTGAAGATGACCCAGTCGTATGCACTCAATCTCTCGATGACCTTATCCAGGGGACCCCAATCCTCTGGAGGGGCTATCACTATGGTAGGAAATGCAATCACCTCGGCCCCGTAATCTTCGAGCAGACGTGAGAGTTCCTCGGTCTGCCCTCGGGCCCTGGTGATCAAGATCCGCCTACCCGCCAGCGGCTGGAACTCCCCCCCACCCTTTTTTGTACCCGTCACCCCTACCTCTTTTCATCTCTGCCAGTTCAATTATTGAGCAATATAGTTCACTATATCCCATGAAATAATGAAAGACAAGGCCAGAATCCTATGATCGGTCAACTCATGTATCCTTGCAGTTTTTAGTTTATTTTCATCCGCTTTAATGATATATTACTTAAAATAAAAGAGGTGAAAAGGTGCCGGAAAGAAGCAAAGACTGGATAAATCAGGCCGTAAGAGATTTAAAGGCTGCGGAAGGACTAGTGGAAAAAGAATCTTTTGAATGGGCTTGTTTTATAGCGCAGCAAGCCGCAGAAAAAGCCCTCAAGGCAGTATTTCAGAGGCTGAATGCGGTTGCCTGGGGACACTCTGTATTCGATCTCCTAAGGGTTCTTTCGGAGAGGACAGCCGTTGATGAAGATTTCTTAAATTGTGCTAGGATTCTGGATAAATATTATATCCCAACACGATACCCCAACGGCTTCGACTCGGGGAGCCCGTATGAATATTTCACCAGGAGGGACGCAGAAGATGCCATCGTTTATAGCAGAAAAATCCTTGAATTCTGTCAAGGTATTCTGGCTTGATCAAGAAAGACTGCTCCGAGAAATTCGTAAAGCGGCAAAAAGGGTGGGGAAGGAAGATGAGAACGTACTCAAGATAGTCCTGTTCGGCTCCCTTGCTGAAAGGACTGGAGTGCCGGGAAGCGATGCAGATATCTTAATACTACTTGAAGACAGCGATAAGCCCTTTCTGGAGAGGATTCATGAGTGGCACAAAAAGTTTGTCCTCAATTTCCCCCTTGAAGTCTTCCCCTATACAGAAAAAGAACAGGATAATCCCCTAGTCCAAGAGGCGATGAGGAGGGGGATTACCTTGTTTGAGCGATAGTCCCTGACTGGTTTTGTGGGTAGATAACCGAAGAGGACTTGTGAGAACGTTTCAAGAGGTTAGTAGGGTTCAGAGTGATATTTATATTAACGAAAAAGGTGGAAGGAGTTTTGGTACTTTTAGAACAAATTTTGCCCTGTTTACGATAAGGAGTTTTAGAGGGAGTATGGAGATGAATGGCAGAAAGAAACCGGAGGATTGGGGTTAAACGGGTAAGATTTTTCTCCAACTTCCGCCAGGAGCTAATAAGGAACCTTTATGAATATAAGCGGTATTATATACAACTCCTGGTGGCGGTTATTGTTGACATGGTGGCGTTTAGGTGTTTATCAGCGAAGGGATTCGAGCACGTTAACGAGGGATAAGGGGGCCCGAATTGAGGCAAGGTTAACTATTGAGAACTTTCTAAGGGAGGTTGGATTATGAGGCAAGTAATCATTTACCCTGGTGAAGACGGTTACTGGGTAGCAGAATGTCCGAGTTTACCTGGGTGTATCAGTCAGGGTAGGACAAGAGAAGAAGCTATTGCAAATATCAAGGAGGCTATCGAAGGGTATGTTGCTGCCCTGGAAGAAGATGGGCTGCCTGTTCCTTCAGAGCGTTTTGAAACGCTGGTGGTAGCTGTATGAGTAAGCTACCCAAGATATCAGGCCGAGAATGCGTAAAAGTTTTACAGAAAGCCGGTTTCTTCCTGAAGAGACAGCATGGAAGTCACATGATTTTGCGCCGAAACAATCCATTTTCGCAAGTTGTTGTACCTGACCATAAGGAACTGGACAGAGGCACCTTGCGCTCTATCATTCGACAAACCAGTCTGAGTATAGGCGAGTTTGTAAAACTTCTGGGATAAGGCAGATTATTGTGGCATGGGTTTTGCTTAAAAATTAGGTGAAGATGGATAAAGATTGCAAAGAGCAGCTCACGATGCGGTTTCTCTCCGACTTCCGCCTGGAGCTGATAAAAAATCTCCACGAATATCAGCGCAACTTCACTCAGCTCTTGGTGGCGGTCCTCGCCGGCATGGCGGACTAGAAAATGTCAAAGACAAAGATGCGGCCCCCCAATTATTCCGTTCTACAGGTTAAGACCTTCTCTCTTTCCAACAAAGAGAAAGGGAGAATTATAGAGTTTTTAAAAAATGAGTTGTCTAAAGACAAAAGGGTGGTATCTGCTTTTTTGTACGGGTCCTTTTTAGATGAAGATTTATTTAGAGATATTGATGTGGGAGTATTTATAAGAGATACTAATTCGTTGCCACCCTTGTACGAGTTCCAATTGGGGGATAAGCTGAGTAGGGCTTTAAAGGACGCCTTCCCTGTTGAGGTAAGGATAATCAACGAAGCTCCCGTCACTTTTCTTTATCACGTCATAAAGGGCAAATTGCTTTTGTGCAGGGATGAAGACTTCTGTTCTGAGTTTGTAGCGATAGTGGCCAGAAAATACAATGATATTCAACCCATTTTGAATCATTATACGAAGGAAGCTTATGGAAGGTCAGATTAACATAGACAGGGTTAGGGAGGCATCGGAGGATATAAAAAAGTCGATCCAGAGACTCAGGCTTTTGGGAAAGATGTCTTTAGAGGAGTTTCTCTCAGACGAGGACAGCCAGGACATTGCTCGCTCAAGATTGTTGGTCCATTTCCTCAAACTAGCAGAAGGGCTGATGGGAAACGGATCTTTTGTTGGATATAACTTGTGAATATTGAAGACATCATTGACGCGATTCAAAATAATCGCA
Coding sequences within it:
- a CDS encoding HEPN domain-containing protein, whose protein sequence is MPERSKDWINQAVRDLKAAEGLVEKESFEWACFIAQQAAEKALKAVFQRLNAVAWGHSVFDLLRVLSERTAVDEDFLNCARILDKYYIPTRYPNGFDSGSPYEYFTRRDAEDAIVYSRKILEFCQGILA
- a CDS encoding type II toxin-antitoxin system HicA family toxin produces the protein MSKLPKISGRECVKVLQKAGFFLKRQHGSHMILRRNNPFSQVVVPDHKELDRGTLRSIIRQTSLSIGEFVKLLG
- a CDS encoding nucleotidyltransferase domain-containing protein, whose amino-acid sequence is MPSFIAEKSLNSVKVFWLDQERLLREIRKAAKRVGKEDENVLKIVLFGSLAERTGVPGSDADILILLEDSDKPFLERIHEWHKKFVLNFPLEVFPYTEKEQDNPLVQEAMRRGITLFER
- a CDS encoding nucleotidyltransferase domain-containing protein, coding for MSKTKMRPPNYSVLQVKTFSLSNKEKGRIIEFLKNELSKDKRVVSAFLYGSFLDEDLFRDIDVGVFIRDTNSLPPLYEFQLGDKLSRALKDAFPVEVRIINEAPVTFLYHVIKGKLLLCRDEDFCSEFVAIVARKYNDIQPILNHYTKEAYGRSD
- a CDS encoding uroporphyrinogen-III synthase, which encodes MTGTKKGGGEFQPLAGRRILITRARGQTEELSRLLEDYGAEVIAFPTIVIAPPEDWGPLDKVIERLSAYDWVIFTSVNGVRSFTQRLKEKGVDIAALAVKKICAIGPRTQRELEEMGLNVTFLPPEYRAEGVADGLRAKGIKGEKILLPRAKGARRILPQALRKAGGVVDEVEAYRAVRPTGDSDSLDEILQKGIDVVTFTSSSTARNFMELLSERRSMNGVKVAVIGPVTEETARSYGLEPAIIPSEYTIPALVKAIVEHFKKLPRR
- a CDS encoding type II toxin-antitoxin system HicB family antitoxin; its protein translation is MRQVIIYPGEDGYWVAECPSLPGCISQGRTREEAIANIKEAIEGYVAALEEDGLPVPSERFETLVVAV